One genomic segment of Rhizobium viscosum includes these proteins:
- a CDS encoding sigma-70 family RNA polymerase sigma factor produces the protein MTGDFADLIGRVALGDRKAFAALYNQTSPKLLAICLRILGSRNEAEEVLQEVYIKIWQRAGVFTAGSSTSVAWLAAIARNQSIDAIRARKPVADEIDRALDLADGGPDPEAQVVIKDEGRRIDTCMEELEADRAVAVKRAYVEGLSYQELADQFGVPLNTMRTWLRRSLLKLRECMER, from the coding sequence ATGACTGGGGATTTTGCAGATTTAATCGGCCGCGTAGCGCTCGGCGACCGCAAGGCCTTTGCCGCGCTCTATAACCAGACCAGTCCGAAACTTCTGGCGATCTGCCTTCGTATCCTTGGAAGCAGGAACGAGGCGGAAGAGGTGCTTCAGGAGGTCTATATCAAGATATGGCAGCGCGCCGGCGTCTTTACGGCCGGCTCCTCGACATCGGTCGCCTGGCTTGCGGCAATTGCCCGCAATCAGTCGATCGATGCGATCAGGGCGCGCAAGCCGGTCGCTGATGAAATCGACAGAGCGCTCGATCTTGCAGATGGCGGTCCGGATCCTGAAGCGCAAGTCGTGATTAAGGATGAAGGAAGGCGGATTGACACCTGCATGGAAGAGTTGGAAGCTGATCGTGCGGTCGCGGTGAAACGGGCTTATGTCGAAGGGCTAAGCTATCAGGAACTGGCCGATCAGTTTGGTGTCCCGCTGAATACGATGCGGACATGGCTAAGACGCAGCCTGCTGAAACTGAGAGAGTGCATGGAACGATGA
- the argB gene encoding acetylglutamate kinase, with protein MNESESEIQARLLAQALPFMQRYENKTIVVKYGGHAMGNPELGKAFASDIALLKQSGVNPIVVHGGGPQIGAMLTKMGIESKFEGGLRVTDQKTVEIVEMVLAGSINKEIVALINQTGEWAIGLCGKDGNMVFAEKARKTVKDPDSNIERVLDLGFVGEVVEVDRTLLDLLARSEMIPVIAPVAPGRDGATYNINADTFAGAIAGALNATRLLFLTDVPGVLDKQGKLIKELSVAEAHALIADGTISGGMIPKVETCIDAIKAGVQGVVILNGKTAHSVLLEIFTEHGVGTLIVP; from the coding sequence ATGAACGAGTCCGAAAGCGAAATCCAGGCACGTCTTCTCGCCCAAGCGCTGCCCTTCATGCAGCGCTACGAAAACAAGACGATCGTCGTGAAGTACGGCGGCCATGCCATGGGCAATCCCGAGCTCGGCAAGGCCTTCGCCAGCGATATCGCACTATTGAAGCAGTCCGGCGTCAACCCGATCGTCGTGCATGGCGGCGGCCCGCAGATCGGCGCGATGCTGACGAAGATGGGTATCGAATCCAAATTCGAAGGCGGGTTGCGTGTTACCGACCAGAAGACGGTCGAGATCGTCGAAATGGTTCTCGCCGGCTCGATCAACAAGGAAATCGTCGCGCTCATCAACCAGACCGGCGAATGGGCGATCGGCCTCTGCGGCAAGGACGGCAACATGGTCTTCGCCGAAAAAGCGCGCAAGACCGTCAAGGATCCCGATTCCAACATCGAACGCGTGCTCGATCTCGGTTTCGTGGGCGAAGTCGTGGAAGTCGACCGCACGCTGCTCGACCTTCTCGCCCGTTCCGAGATGATCCCGGTCATCGCGCCGGTTGCTCCGGGTCGCGACGGCGCGACCTACAACATCAATGCCGACACGTTTGCAGGCGCGATCGCCGGCGCGCTGAACGCCACCCGCCTGCTGTTCCTGACGGATGTGCCCGGCGTGCTCGACAAGCAGGGCAAGCTCATCAAGGAGCTTTCCGTCGCCGAAGCGCATGCGCTGATTGCCGATGGCACGATTTCCGGCGGCATGATCCCGAAGGTCGAGACCTGCATCGACGCCATCAAGGCGGGCGTGCAGGGCGTCGTCATCCTGAACGGCAAGACGGCCCATTCCGTGCTGCTGGAGATATTCACCGAGCACGGCGTCGGCACGCTGATCGTTCCCTGA
- a CDS encoding oxidoreductase, which yields MSSIEKQFLITGVSSGFGRAFAQAALEKGHRVVGTVRNDEAMALFENLAPGRATAVRLDVTDIEAIEPVVASIEKTIGPVDVLINNAGYGHEGTLEESPIEEMRRQFEVNVFGAVGMMKAVLPFMRERRAGHIINITSMGGFITMPGIAYYCGSKFALEGISEVLAKEVKAFGIAVTAVAPGSFRTDWAGRSMIRTDRCIADYDSLFDPIRKAREEKSGKQAGDPRKAAAAVLALVEAENPPVHLLLGADALALVRDKLTSLSSEIDAWEDLTLSTSFAEA from the coding sequence ATGAGTTCAATCGAAAAGCAGTTTCTCATTACCGGTGTCAGCTCGGGCTTCGGCCGTGCTTTTGCGCAGGCTGCATTGGAAAAGGGCCACCGTGTGGTGGGAACGGTGAGGAATGATGAAGCAATGGCTTTGTTCGAGAACCTGGCGCCGGGTCGTGCGACGGCAGTTCGCCTCGACGTCACCGATATAGAGGCAATCGAACCGGTCGTTGCTAGTATCGAGAAAACAATCGGCCCGGTGGACGTCCTCATCAACAATGCCGGCTATGGGCATGAGGGGACATTGGAGGAATCGCCGATCGAGGAAATGCGTCGGCAATTCGAGGTCAATGTCTTCGGCGCCGTCGGAATGATGAAGGCCGTTCTACCGTTCATGCGCGAGCGCCGGGCGGGTCACATCATCAACATCACATCGATGGGCGGGTTCATCACCATGCCGGGCATCGCTTACTATTGTGGCAGCAAATTTGCGCTCGAAGGCATCAGCGAGGTTTTGGCGAAGGAAGTGAAGGCGTTCGGCATCGCAGTCACTGCGGTAGCTCCCGGCTCATTCCGCACTGACTGGGCCGGACGATCGATGATCCGCACCGACAGGTGCATCGCCGACTATGATTCGCTCTTCGATCCCATCCGCAAGGCACGCGAGGAAAAGAGCGGCAAACAGGCAGGCGACCCTCGCAAAGCGGCCGCCGCCGTGCTGGCACTGGTCGAGGCTGAAAACCCGCCCGTGCATCTCCTGCTCGGCGCCGACGCGCTGGCGCTCGTCCGCGACAAGCTCACGAGCCTGAGTTCGGAAATCGATGCCTGGGAAGATCTGACGCTCTCGACGAGCTTTGCCGAAGCATAA
- a CDS encoding LysR family transcriptional regulator produces MELRHLRYFIAVAEELNFTRAARKVGIGQPPLSNQIRDLENEIGAALFRRLSNGAELTEAGRAFLPEAQAILFQAEQAKQSAVRAARGQSGRLRVGFTSSAVFNPVVPAIVNAFREKYAAVELGLEEAPTTQLLERLDGEELDAVFIRPGSGDKLQARCQLLAEDPMVIVLPTRHPLSEAQTLRLDALAGESFVLFPREAGAGFFDDIIAACRRAGFEPQLGQPAPQITSIASLIAVGLGVSIVPAEMMKINVPGVRYIAIEGEAPAARLTLATRRDERSPTVRNFIAQAIAMQRNSTGNDQLAE; encoded by the coding sequence ATGGAGCTTCGTCATCTTCGCTATTTCATCGCTGTCGCAGAAGAGCTCAATTTCACCCGCGCGGCGCGGAAGGTCGGTATCGGCCAGCCGCCACTCAGCAATCAGATACGCGATCTTGAAAACGAGATTGGCGCGGCCCTTTTCCGCCGCCTCTCGAACGGTGCGGAACTGACCGAAGCAGGCAGGGCTTTCCTGCCGGAGGCTCAGGCGATTTTGTTTCAGGCGGAGCAGGCCAAGCAATCCGCCGTCCGGGCGGCGCGCGGCCAGAGCGGGCGGCTACGGGTTGGCTTCACCAGCTCTGCGGTGTTCAATCCGGTCGTGCCCGCCATCGTGAACGCCTTTCGCGAGAAATACGCAGCCGTCGAACTCGGCCTGGAGGAAGCGCCCACCACGCAACTGCTGGAGCGGCTCGATGGGGAAGAACTCGACGCCGTTTTTATCCGCCCGGGCAGTGGCGATAAGCTGCAGGCTCGATGTCAGCTGCTGGCAGAAGACCCCATGGTCATCGTGCTTCCGACAAGGCACCCGCTGTCAGAGGCGCAGACATTGCGCCTCGACGCACTGGCCGGAGAGAGCTTTGTCCTCTTTCCACGCGAGGCGGGTGCCGGTTTCTTCGACGACATCATCGCCGCATGCCGGCGAGCGGGATTTGAACCACAGCTCGGCCAGCCGGCGCCGCAGATTACCTCGATCGCCAGCCTGATCGCAGTCGGCCTTGGCGTTTCGATCGTGCCGGCTGAAATGATGAAGATCAATGTTCCCGGTGTTCGCTACATCGCAATTGAAGGCGAAGCGCCAGCGGCACGCCTGACACTCGCCACCCGGCGTGACGAGCGCTCCCCCACCGTTCGCAATTTCATCGCTCAAGCCATCGCCATGCAGCGAAACTCCACCGGCAACGATCAGTTGGCCGAATAG
- a CDS encoding isocitrate lyase/PEP mutase family protein: MNQIEKAELFGTLHRKGNPVILYNIWDAGTAKAVTEAGAKALATGSWSVAAANGYGDGQKLPMDVLIETARSITAVNDLPLSVDFEGGYSTEPAGAAANVAKLIEAGVVGINFEDQRVGETGLHPIEAQAARIRAVREMAEARGIDFFINARTDLFLQEGDGSRHAGLVDAAIERGKAYAAAGASGFFVPGLIEPALIEKVCAASSLPVNIMMKAGAPDPADLARLGVSRISYGPGPYRAMMEKLKEAAAAIYSAN, from the coding sequence ATGAACCAGATTGAGAAGGCCGAGCTTTTCGGCACGCTGCATCGCAAGGGCAATCCCGTTATTCTCTACAACATCTGGGATGCCGGAACGGCCAAGGCCGTGACGGAGGCCGGTGCGAAGGCACTTGCGACCGGAAGCTGGTCCGTCGCGGCCGCCAATGGCTATGGCGACGGCCAGAAGCTGCCGATGGATGTGCTTATCGAGACGGCGCGCTCGATCACGGCCGTCAACGACCTGCCGCTCTCGGTCGATTTCGAAGGCGGCTATTCCACGGAACCCGCCGGTGCCGCGGCCAATGTCGCAAAGCTTATCGAGGCAGGCGTCGTAGGGATCAACTTCGAGGACCAGCGTGTCGGCGAGACCGGCCTTCATCCCATCGAAGCGCAGGCGGCTCGCATCCGCGCCGTCAGGGAAATGGCCGAGGCACGAGGCATCGATTTCTTCATCAATGCCCGCACCGATCTCTTCCTCCAGGAAGGTGACGGCTCCAGGCACGCAGGGCTGGTCGACGCAGCGATCGAGCGCGGCAAGGCTTATGCGGCGGCAGGCGCCAGCGGCTTCTTCGTGCCGGGTCTGATTGAACCGGCCTTGATCGAAAAGGTCTGCGCCGCATCCTCGCTGCCGGTCAATATCATGATGAAGGCCGGTGCACCCGACCCGGCTGATCTCGCAAGGCTCGGTGTTTCGCGCATCAGCTATGGTCCGGGGCCTTATCGGGCGATGATGGAAAAGCTGAAGGAAGCGGCAGCAGCGATCTATTCGGCCAACTGA
- a CDS encoding bifunctional transcriptional activator/DNA repair enzyme AdaA has translation MLFERPDDDTLYDALIARSADYEGQAYVCVKTTGIFCRLTCPARKPKRENTIFFDTIAACMHSGFRPCQRCKPLEQPGREPIVDELLARLDSDPEVRWTEDELVRRGYDPSTVRRAFKRALGMTFHDIVRYRRLGEAARQLADGARVIDAQFDAGYESGSGFRAAFQRLVGKAPALSQNRELLFADWFDTPLGPMIAVADKTHLHLLEFHDRKALPTELEALQKRVRSSVAIGRTPVIDQIEAEIRDYFEGRLTTFKTPLALGGTPFEKHVWAKLVEIPVGQTRAYGDLAREMERPEVVRAVGRANGANQLAIIVPCHRILGADGSLTGYGGGLWRKQWLLRHEEKISAHNMERTA, from the coding sequence ATGCTTTTCGAACGCCCCGATGATGACACCCTCTATGATGCCCTGATCGCGCGCAGTGCTGATTATGAGGGCCAGGCCTATGTCTGCGTGAAGACGACAGGAATCTTCTGCCGGCTGACCTGCCCGGCGCGCAAGCCGAAGCGGGAAAACACCATCTTCTTCGACACGATCGCCGCCTGCATGCATTCGGGCTTTCGCCCCTGCCAGCGCTGCAAGCCGCTGGAGCAGCCGGGCCGCGAGCCGATCGTTGACGAGCTGCTGGCGCGGCTCGACAGCGATCCAGAGGTGCGCTGGACCGAAGATGAACTCGTGCGCCGGGGCTACGACCCTTCAACCGTGCGCCGCGCCTTCAAGCGGGCGCTCGGCATGACCTTCCACGATATCGTCCGCTATCGCCGGCTTGGCGAAGCGGCACGGCAGCTCGCCGATGGTGCGCGGGTGATCGATGCGCAGTTCGATGCAGGATATGAATCGGGAAGCGGTTTCCGAGCGGCTTTCCAGCGGCTGGTCGGCAAGGCCCCGGCGCTGTCGCAAAACCGCGAACTGCTCTTTGCCGACTGGTTCGATACACCACTCGGGCCGATGATAGCAGTCGCCGACAAGACGCATCTGCATCTCCTGGAATTTCATGACCGCAAGGCGCTGCCGACCGAACTCGAAGCGCTGCAGAAGCGTGTCCGCTCCTCGGTCGCGATCGGCCGCACGCCTGTTATCGACCAGATCGAGGCGGAGATCAGGGACTATTTCGAAGGGCGGTTAACCACTTTCAAGACGCCGCTGGCACTTGGCGGCACGCCCTTCGAAAAGCATGTCTGGGCAAAGCTCGTCGAAATTCCCGTCGGCCAGACACGCGCCTATGGCGATCTCGCAAGAGAGATGGAAAGGCCGGAGGTGGTGCGTGCCGTCGGCCGCGCCAATGGCGCCAACCAACTCGCTATCATCGTGCCCTGCCATCGCATCCTCGGCGCGGACGGATCGCTGACGGGCTACGGCGGCGGGCTCTGGCGCAAGCAATGGCTGCTTCGGCACGAGGAAAAGATCAGTGCACATAACATGGAGAGGACAGCATGA
- the bchE gene encoding magnesium-protoporphyrin IX monomethyl ester anaerobic oxidative cyclase, with the protein MKIVLINPPHTAIGSRIPDDHLPPLGLLSVGGPLIDDGHAVSLVDADFRPMPIPEIVSMVMAASPDLVLIGHSGSTSAHPTARTIAEALKRSDPAISIIYGGVFPTYHWREVLAETSAFDILVRGEGEETMRRLADALATNRPLATIPGIAFRDGHGEILATQPAQAIADLDAYRIGWELIDHRKYSYWGGKRAVVMQFSRGCPHLCNYCGQRGFWTRWRHRSPELFAREIGRLYREEGVELINLADENPTSSRKAWLAFLEAMIAENVPVQIAGSTRADDIVRDADILHLYRKAGVVRWLLGMENTDEATLALIKKGGAKASDREAIRLLRKHDILSMATWVVGFEEERLSDLWRGFRQLLSYDPDQIQALYVTPHRWTPFFRIARDRQVIETDTRKWDYKHQVLKMRHLNPLVLVLCVKLIEVAVQARPKAVMRILFHRDRQQRHSMRWYTQIGRRVWFHELFEFLFRRRHIKDGPTLEAFWGAPQDAEEESMLRPQRHVRSLDAAE; encoded by the coding sequence ATGAAGATCGTTCTGATAAACCCACCGCATACCGCAATCGGCAGCCGTATTCCCGATGATCATCTTCCGCCGCTTGGCCTTCTCTCCGTCGGCGGTCCGCTGATCGACGATGGTCATGCCGTCAGCCTCGTCGATGCCGACTTCAGGCCGATGCCCATTCCGGAAATCGTCAGCATGGTTATGGCCGCCAGCCCTGATCTGGTCCTGATCGGCCATTCCGGATCGACCTCGGCCCATCCGACCGCCCGCACCATCGCTGAAGCGCTCAAGCGCAGCGATCCTGCCATTTCCATCATCTACGGCGGCGTGTTCCCGACATATCACTGGCGGGAAGTGCTGGCCGAGACTTCAGCCTTCGACATCCTCGTGCGTGGCGAGGGCGAGGAAACGATGCGGCGCCTCGCCGATGCCCTCGCCACAAACCGTCCGCTGGCAACCATTCCCGGCATTGCCTTTCGCGATGGCCACGGCGAGATCCTGGCAACCCAACCGGCACAGGCAATCGCCGATCTCGATGCCTATCGCATTGGCTGGGAGCTGATCGACCACCGGAAATACAGCTATTGGGGCGGCAAGCGGGCTGTCGTCATGCAGTTTTCCCGCGGTTGTCCGCATCTCTGCAACTATTGCGGCCAGCGCGGTTTCTGGACCCGCTGGCGACACCGCTCGCCCGAGCTTTTCGCCCGCGAGATCGGCAGGCTTTACCGGGAAGAGGGCGTCGAGCTGATCAATCTCGCCGACGAGAACCCGACCTCTTCGCGAAAAGCCTGGCTGGCTTTCCTTGAAGCGATGATCGCCGAGAACGTCCCGGTCCAGATCGCCGGCTCGACGCGGGCGGACGATATCGTCCGCGATGCCGATATCCTGCATCTCTATCGCAAGGCTGGCGTCGTGCGCTGGCTGCTCGGCATGGAAAATACCGATGAGGCAACACTTGCCCTGATCAAAAAGGGCGGCGCCAAGGCAAGCGACCGCGAGGCGATCCGCCTTTTGCGAAAGCACGATATCCTCTCCATGGCGACCTGGGTTGTCGGTTTCGAAGAGGAGAGACTAAGCGATCTCTGGCGTGGATTCCGGCAGCTGCTCTCCTACGATCCGGACCAGATCCAGGCGCTTTATGTCACGCCGCACCGCTGGACGCCGTTCTTCCGCATCGCCCGTGACCGGCAGGTGATCGAGACCGATACCCGCAAATGGGACTACAAGCATCAGGTGCTGAAGATGCGCCACCTGAACCCGCTGGTGCTGGTCCTCTGTGTCAAGCTGATCGAGGTCGCGGTGCAGGCGCGGCCGAAGGCGGTGATGCGCATCCTTTTCCATCGCGATCGACAGCAACGCCATTCCATGCGCTGGTATACGCAGATCGGCCGCCGCGTCTGGTTTCACGAGCTCTTCGAATTCCTCTTCCGACGTCGCCATATCAAGGACGGACCAACGCTTGAGGCCTTCTGGGGTGCACCGCAGGATGCGGAGGAGGAATCGATGCTGCGCCCGCAGCGGCATGTGAGGAGCCTCGACGCTGCGGAATAA
- a CDS encoding pyrimidine 5'-nucleotidase, translating to MTKIDRTPTKNDFEHVTEWVFDLDNTLYPHHVNLFAQIDKNMTAYVSALLQMEQEEARKLQKQYYYDHGTTLQGLMIHHGVDPNDFLEKAHAIDYSALTPQPDLAEAIKALPGRKFIFTNGSVPHAQAAASALGILDHFDDIFDIVAADYLPKPAQATYDKFTALKKIETNKAAMFEDLPRNLTVPKALGMQTVLLVPRNLEETVVEWWEKTSGEDDHIDFVTDDLADFLKKITT from the coding sequence ATGACAAAGATCGACCGCACGCCTACCAAGAACGATTTCGAGCATGTGACCGAATGGGTCTTCGACCTCGACAACACGCTCTATCCGCATCATGTCAATCTCTTCGCGCAGATCGACAAGAACATGACGGCCTATGTCTCGGCGCTCCTGCAAATGGAGCAGGAAGAGGCCCGCAAGCTGCAGAAGCAGTACTACTACGATCACGGCACGACGCTGCAGGGACTGATGATCCATCACGGGGTCGATCCCAACGATTTCCTCGAAAAGGCACATGCGATCGACTATTCGGCGCTGACCCCGCAGCCGGACCTTGCCGAAGCCATCAAGGCCCTACCGGGCCGCAAGTTCATCTTCACCAATGGCAGTGTCCCGCATGCACAGGCAGCAGCCAGCGCGCTCGGTATTCTCGATCATTTCGACGATATCTTCGACATCGTCGCCGCCGACTACCTGCCGAAACCGGCGCAGGCGACCTATGACAAGTTCACGGCGCTGAAGAAGATCGAGACGAACAAGGCGGCGATGTTCGAAGACCTGCCGCGTAATCTCACCGTACCGAAGGCACTCGGCATGCAGACCGTTTTGCTCGTGCCGCGCAATCTGGAAGAGACCGTCGTCGAATGGTGGGAGAAAACCAGCGGCGAAGATGACCACATCGATTTCGTCACCGACGATCTCGCTGATTTCTTGAAAAAGATTACGACCTAA
- a CDS encoding calcium-binding protein: protein MYRNKLILTALSSVLLLGAAAGASFAAPGDQAAHPGHHGKMEHGMMGGPRGAAFREIAFVRMLKQFDTNKDGQITKQEATDGMEKIFAAIDTNHDGSLTPGEIRAYREAQFKARREAVSAKQGDADQNATPQAGDDKDHGRHGHDGHHWMHGNAHFKAITMMMGRIDTDQNGQISKQEAETAFNKFFDRMDRNKDGVISIDDMPDQPFL from the coding sequence ATGTACCGCAACAAGCTTATCCTGACGGCGCTTTCCTCTGTTCTTCTTCTCGGCGCAGCCGCCGGGGCCAGCTTCGCAGCACCAGGCGACCAGGCTGCTCATCCAGGCCACCATGGAAAAATGGAGCATGGCATGATGGGCGGTCCGCGTGGCGCGGCCTTCCGCGAAATCGCCTTCGTGCGCATGCTGAAGCAGTTCGACACCAACAAGGACGGGCAGATTACCAAGCAGGAGGCGACCGATGGCATGGAGAAGATTTTTGCCGCGATCGATACCAACCATGACGGCTCGCTGACGCCGGGCGAAATCCGCGCATACCGCGAAGCACAGTTCAAGGCGCGTCGTGAAGCGGTATCGGCCAAGCAGGGCGATGCGGATCAGAATGCGACGCCGCAGGCCGGCGACGACAAAGACCATGGCCGTCACGGCCACGACGGTCACCATTGGATGCATGGCAATGCCCACTTCAAGGCAATCACCATGATGATGGGCCGCATCGACACCGACCAGAACGGCCAGATCAGCAAGCAGGAAGCGGAAACCGCCTTCAACAAATTCTTCGATCGCATGGACCGCAACAAGGACGGCGTAATCTCAATCGACGACATGCCGGACCAGCCCTTCCTTTGA
- a CDS encoding LOG family protein: MAKARNGGGRRKDGVWDPLKSSSSDRQRAEAVPKTPQTLSPAYRLAYVDEDFLCREELRPIRLQLELLKVEMMMAERGIKSTVVMFGGARIPAPGQSAWAARNETQRANLEAASVYYDEARKFARLCSRYAAGFDFHEYVVVTGGGPGVMEAGNRGAADEGAPSIGLNIVLPHEQAPNAYVTPELSFNFHYFAIRKMHFMVRAKAVAVFPGGFGTLDEFFECLTLIQTGRMERIPLLLFGSKFWQSIINFEALAEFGTIAPEDVNLISFVDTADEAWKIVQDFYEHRE; this comes from the coding sequence ATGGCAAAGGCAAGAAACGGCGGCGGACGGCGCAAGGACGGCGTCTGGGATCCGTTGAAGAGCAGTTCGAGCGATAGGCAGCGCGCGGAAGCGGTTCCGAAGACGCCGCAGACGCTCTCGCCGGCCTATCGTCTTGCTTATGTGGATGAGGATTTCCTCTGCCGCGAGGAGCTGCGCCCGATCCGCCTGCAGCTCGAACTGCTGAAAGTCGAGATGATGATGGCCGAGCGCGGTATCAAATCGACCGTCGTCATGTTCGGCGGCGCCCGCATTCCGGCTCCCGGCCAGAGCGCCTGGGCAGCCCGCAACGAAACCCAGCGTGCAAACCTCGAAGCCGCATCGGTCTATTACGACGAGGCTCGCAAATTCGCCCGCCTCTGCTCGCGTTATGCAGCCGGTTTCGATTTCCACGAATATGTCGTCGTCACCGGCGGTGGCCCCGGTGTCATGGAAGCGGGAAACCGCGGTGCGGCGGATGAGGGAGCCCCTTCGATCGGCCTTAACATTGTGCTGCCGCACGAGCAGGCGCCGAATGCCTATGTGACGCCCGAGCTCAGCTTCAACTTCCATTATTTCGCGATCCGCAAGATGCATTTCATGGTGCGCGCCAAGGCGGTCGCAGTTTTCCCCGGCGGCTTCGGCACGCTGGACGAATTCTTCGAATGCCTGACGCTGATCCAGACCGGCCGCATGGAGCGCATCCCGCTGCTGCTCTTTGGCTCGAAATTCTGGCAGAGCATCATCAACTTCGAGGCGCTTGCCGAATTCGGGACGATCGCCCCCGAAGACGTGAACCTGATCAGCTTCGTCGATACTGCCGATGAGGCCTGGAAGATCGTGCAGGACTTTTACGAACACCGCGAATAG
- the dapD gene encoding 2,3,4,5-tetrahydropyridine-2,6-dicarboxylate N-succinyltransferase produces MSAIDLASLEKTVETAFDNRDNVNTSTKGEVRDAVEAALNLLDEGKARVAERGADGAWKVNQWLKKAVLLSFRLNDMEVVKGGPGQATWWDKVPSKFEGWGENQFRAAGFRAVPNAVVRRSAYIAPNAILMPSFVNLGAYVGEGTMVDTWATVGSCAQIGKHVHLSGGVGIGGVLEPMQAGPTIIEDNCFIGARSEVVEGCIVREGSVLGMGVFIGKSTKIVDRATGEISYGEVPPYSVVVAGSLPSDKTMANGQQAPNLYCAVIVKRVDEQTRSKTGINELLRD; encoded by the coding sequence ATGAGCGCCATCGACCTCGCATCCCTCGAAAAGACCGTCGAAACTGCCTTCGACAATCGCGACAATGTGAACACGTCGACGAAAGGCGAGGTCCGCGATGCGGTCGAGGCGGCTCTTAACCTGCTCGACGAGGGCAAGGCACGTGTGGCCGAGCGCGGCGCCGACGGCGCCTGGAAGGTCAATCAGTGGCTCAAGAAGGCCGTGCTGCTGTCTTTCCGCCTCAATGACATGGAAGTCGTCAAGGGTGGTCCCGGTCAGGCAACGTGGTGGGACAAGGTGCCGTCGAAGTTCGAAGGCTGGGGCGAGAATCAGTTCCGCGCCGCCGGTTTCCGCGCCGTGCCGAATGCGGTCGTGCGCCGCTCGGCCTATATCGCTCCGAATGCCATCCTGATGCCGTCCTTCGTCAACCTCGGCGCCTATGTCGGCGAGGGCACGATGGTCGACACATGGGCGACTGTCGGCTCCTGCGCACAGATCGGCAAACATGTGCATCTCTCCGGCGGCGTCGGCATCGGCGGCGTTCTGGAGCCGATGCAGGCCGGCCCGACGATCATCGAAGACAATTGCTTCATCGGCGCCCGTTCGGAAGTTGTCGAAGGCTGCATCGTGCGCGAAGGCTCGGTGCTCGGCATGGGCGTCTTCATCGGCAAGTCGACCAAGATCGTCGACCGCGCGACCGGCGAGATCAGCTATGGCGAAGTACCGCCCTATTCGGTCGTCGTTGCAGGTTCGCTGCCGTCGGACAAGACGATGGCAAACGGCCAGCAGGCGCCTAACCTCTATTGCGCCGTGATCGTCAAACGCGTCGACGAGCAGACCCGTTCCAAGACGGGCATCAACGAACTGCTCCGAGATTGA